A single window of Salvia splendens isolate huo1 chromosome 8, SspV2, whole genome shotgun sequence DNA harbors:
- the LOC121743620 gene encoding laccase-2-like yields MASPIPPFLFSLFIFMHLGFSVQGITRHYPFNVQLHNVTRLCKTKTILTVNGKFPGAPVVAREGDRVVINVTNHVSNNVSFHWHGIRQLLSGWADGPAYVTQCPIQTGQSYAYNFSITGQRGTLWWHAHISWLRATLHGPLIILPFKNTSYPFPKPHKEVPIIFGEWFNADTEAVISQALKTGGGPNVSDAYTINGLPGPLYNCSANETFKLRVRPGKTYLLRMINAALNDELFFKISNHTFTVVEADAVYVKPFETDIIVIAPGQTTNVLLKTKTNPSATTFYMAASPYFTGQGTFDNTTVAGILQYKLPHKTSSTTPLKIQPLPPFNATSVVANFSSKFRSLASPANVPQTVDKKFLFTVGLGSNPCPKNKTCQGPNGSMFAASMNNVSFTNPTTVALLQTYFSGRNNGVYTTDFPASPLVPFNYTGMPPNNTRVSNGTKTVVLPFNTTVEVVLQDTSILGAESHPLHLHGYNFYVVGQGFGNFDPRKDPAKFNLVDPVERNTIGVPSGGWAAIRFRADNPGVWFMHCHFEVHLSWGLKMAWIVLDGELPGQKLPPPPADLPTC; encoded by the exons ATGGCCTCTCCAATCCCCCCATTCctcttttctctcttcatctttatGCACCTTGGCTTCTCGGTCCAAGGCATTACCCGCCACTACCCGTTCAAT GTGCAGCTCCATAATGTGACCAGATTGTGCAAGACTAAGACCATTCTGACCGTGAACGGGAAGTTTCCTGGGGCTCCGGTTGTTGCAAGGGAGGGCGACCGCGTTGTGATCAACGTGACCAACCATGTATCCAACAATGTCAGCTTCCACTg GCACGGGATTAGACAGCTGTTGAGCGGGTGGGCAGATGGGCCGGCATACGTGACCCAATGCCCGATCCAGACCGGGCAGAGCTACGCTTACAATTTCAGCATCACAGGGCAGAGAGGAACCTTGTGGTGGCATGCTCACATCTCATGGCTCAGAGCCACTCTCCATGGCCCTCTCATTATCCTACCATTCAAGAACACTTCCTATCCTTTCCCCAAACCCCATAAAGAAGTTCCAATAATCTTCG GGGAGTGGTTCAATGCTGATACAGAGGCAGTCATAAGCCAGGCTCTGAAGACAGGCGGCGGCCCCAACGTCTCCGATGCATACACCATCAACGGACTCCCCGGTCCCTTGTACAACTGCTCTGCCAACG AAACATTCAAACTGAGGGTGAGGCCAGGGAAGACGTACCTTCTCCGAATGATCAACGCTGCGCTCAACGACGAACTCTTCTTCAAAATCTCCAACCACACGTTCACCGTGGTCGAAGCAGACGCAGTCTACGTGAAGCCATTCGAGACTGACATAATAGTAATCGCGCCAGGGCAGACCACCAACGTCCTGCTCAAGACCAAGACTAACCCTTCCGCAACCACCTTCTACATGGCCGCCAGCCCTTACTTCACCGGCCAAGGCACCTTCGACAACACCACCGTCGCCGGAATCCTCCAATACAAACTCCCTCACAAAACATCCAGCACCACCCCCCTCAAAATCCAGCCCCTCCCCCCTTTCAACGCCACCTCCGTGGTGGCCAACTTCAGCAGCAAGTTCCGCAGCCTCGCGAGCCCGGCCAACGTGCCGCAAACAGTGGACAAGAAGTTCTTGTTCACGGTGGGGCTGGGGAGCAACCCCTGCCCCAAAAACAAGACCTGCCAGGGGCCGAACGGGTCCATGTTCGCGGCCTCGATGAACAACGTCTCCTTCACGAACCCCACTACGGTGGCGCTCCTGCAGACTTACTTCTCCGGCAGAAACAACGGCGTCTACACCACGGACTTCCCGGCGTCGCCCTTGGTGCCGTTCAACTACACGGGCATGCCGCCGAACAACACGAGAGTGAGCAACGGGACGAAGACGGTGGTGCTGCCCTTCAACACGACGGTGGAGGTGGTGCTGCAGGACACGAGCATTCTCGGGGCGGAGAGCCATCCGCTCCATCTCCATGGATACAACTTCTATGTCGTTGGGCAGGGATTCGGCAACTTCGACCCTAGAAAGGACCCGGCGAAGTTCAACCtggtggaccccgtggagaggAACACCATCGGCGTGCCCTCGGGAGGCTGGGCTGCCATCCGCTTCAGGGCTGATAATCCAG GTGTTTGGTTCATGCACTGTCATTTTGAGGTGCATTTGAGCTGGGGTTTGAAGATGGCGTGGATTGTGTTGGACGGAGAATTACCAGGACAGAAACTGCCTCCACCGCCGGCTGATCTCCCTACCTgttga